A genomic stretch from Tenrec ecaudatus isolate mTenEca1 chromosome X, mTenEca1.hap1, whole genome shotgun sequence includes:
- the LOC142434753 gene encoding melanoma antigen preferentially expressed in tumors-like, with the protein MVHYWPFTQLPLGALLEDCVFRELILKAALDGLDILLAQNAQHRRCKLKVLDLQLQTGTNFWNVWAGAPSNDSVMSSEESEDTPRRIQMEKGPHSRSGGKHQPLAFVEVLTDLWFEEATSEVLLTFLIERVKQKKALPTLCCRKVAFLGPLPQLHILGDILKVVQLDCVQEVEIHGKWDLHSLNWFAPYLAQMGHLQTLFLSGVILGCKDCGKDCNVEQLLAQFTSQLLNLHQLQHLFLESACLPRGCLIRLLTRLPSPLLTLSLTDCVLLDEDLTYLSLCPCTSRLRTLVLCGLSRPSSSYAFLPGLLEIVSTTLMHLNLAGCGIQDPDLRALQNALGRCSQLVTLMLCGNSVSWDVLQQLLQHTNPHCKFLELPVPLHCYLGPQGMLH; encoded by the coding sequence ATGGTGCACTACTGGCCCTTCACACAGCTCCCACTTGGGGCTCTGTTGGAGGATTGTGTGTTTCGAGAGCTCATCTTAAAGGCTGCACTCGATGGCCTTGATATCCTGCTTGCCCAGAATGCTCAGCacaggagatgcaaactgaaagtgTTGGATTTACAGCTGCAAACTGGCACCAACTTCTGGAATGTCTGGGCTGGAGCCCCATCTaatgactctgtgatgtcatcagaAGAGTCTGAGGACACACCCCGCAGAATTCAGATGGAAAAAGGACCCCATTCCAGATCAGGAGGGAAGCACCAGCCCCTGGCCTTCGTGGAGGTGCTCACAGACCTGTGGTTTGAGGAAGCTACCTCAGAGgtactgctcaccttcctgattgaaAGGGTCAAGCAGAAGAAGGCCCTGCCAACACTGTGCTGCAGGAAGGTGGCGTTTCTTGGACCTCTCCCACAACTTCACATTCTTGGGGACATCCTGAAGGTGGTGCAGCTGGACTGTGTCCAGGAGGTGGAAATTCATGGCAAATGGGACCTGCACAGCCTCAACTGGTTTGCTCCTTACTTGGCGCAGATGGGTCACCTGCagaccctctttctctctggagtcaTCTTGGGTTGCAAGGACTGTGGCAAAGACTGCAACGTGGAGCAACTCCTTGCCCAATTCACCTCTCAGCTCCTCAATCTGCAtcagctccagcacctcttcctggaatctgcctgcctgcccaggggCTGCCTCATCCGGCTGCTCACACGCTTGCCATCTCCCTTGCTGACCCTCAGCCTGACTGATTGTGTGCTTTTGGACGAGGACTTGACTTACCTGTCTTTATGCCCCTGTACCAGCCGCCTAAGGACCCTGGTATTGTGTGGTCTATCCAGGCCTAGCTCAAGTTATGCATTCCTTCCGGGGCTGCTAGAGATTGTCTCCACCACCCTTATGCACCTGAACTTAGCTGGCTGTGGGATCCAGGACCCTGACCTCAGGGCCTTGCAGAATGCACTGGGCCGCTGCTCCCAGCTGGTCACCTTGATGTTATGTGGAAACTCCGTGTCCTGGGATGTTCTGCAGCAGCTGCTGCAGCACACCAACCCTCACTGCAAGTTCTTGGAGCTCCCTGTCCCACTGCATTGCTACTTGGGCCCCCAAGGAATGCTGCACTAG